Below is a genomic region from Aricia agestis chromosome 16, ilAriAges1.1, whole genome shotgun sequence.
ttaccaagtttcaatagtatagctcttatagtttcggagaaaagtggctgtgacatacagacggacagacagacagacatgatgaatctataagggttccgttttttgccatttggctacggaaccctggCAAAACAACATCTGCCGAGTtagctagtattaatataatacgCTGTTTACtcgattttgttgaaaaaacCACGTAAATAGGTGTACAAATGTTGTGCATACTCGTACAACTGCAATTTGCTATCGCAAGTTTTAATGATGTGGTTTTATTCAGTAGAATTACGAACTAACTTTGAGAGTAAAATGAAATGAACAGACCCTCGTGTGAAGGATCAGGCTTACCAGGTTGATAACAGATTTCATTTATACCAGGTGATTTCCGGACTCCGGTACTGATGAAGTTAAATACATAGGAACCCTACAGTTTATCGTCATAGAAAGTAGACTGGATCATTCACAGAGATTCATTTTACatttgtaccaaatttcaacaaaatccgaTTGGTAGCTTTGATGCAAATAAAGCAACAAATAAACCAATGTGAACGAACAAAATAAATCTGCAAAATGCttcttaaaggagtgagcacattgagacaggccgtgccggggctcagcgtgccggggctcatcgcaaaaatccgcctccatacaatttgtatggaagcggatgcgcgtatcgcacactgtgtcggggcgcagcggatttccgctaatatttaaataattatatttaactacTTATTAATAGAATTTTCCGCAGTTTTTATTGCGAAAAATGACAGTAAATTGAATTGGGGACGCTTTAAAAACTAGCTATTGCTAAGCAGTCATgcggtcaagcgttcaagcggttGTAGCtgttgtatatgtcgtaggatgatttgataaatcgaattatcgcgaaaattctggggacttcgcgaaaacacggataattagacaatggtgattacatttttcaaccttACTGAAAAAAAAGGTAGTGTTTTCGGGAAAacgcgagtcgccttagtaagattgcgaaacgagtcgttagttattatcgacaaatatcactgattggtcggtttaagcgacccacaacaacatcttctctgattggttgaagacttgacgttttaaatgtcaattcattgtcacgcgtttttctgtttgtggttgtttttgtaaACGAGCAGTTTTTGATAAAAAGTTGACTTGCAAAGTTTaatctaaaagtgtgtctgtaaatacaaaatgtctGATACAAGTGACAATGCTGAAAGTTCAACAAAACCAGTAATTAATTCTGAGGTTACAGTTGAGATgagaaaaaggttaaataaaaggtaaagttcctatgaataggcattgtcatttttttccctttataattctatggtaTTAATACCTCAAATAGGAAAAGATAGTAAtcaatcagaataagagttggccagtaagcaaaaatcaagccaatcagcgttaaaAATGTGCAATTTTACTAAGGCAACTCATGTTTTTCTaaaaaacctaactttttttagaaaaattgaaaaatataaacagcattatctaattatccgtgttttcgcgaaatccctagaatttttttcgataattcgatttatcaaaatataatcctacgacataatatatacctactcaCACAGGGGACTTTCTGTGCGCGTCAGGATTCCTCCCGTGTGTCTAATTGattttatattgtataaaagtactttataaaagtattttataacaGTAAAACTTGTAGTTctcttatattatgatattaaaatatatatcctGTCTTATCATACTTTCAAAATTCCTTTAAAATAGTCCAAAATATGAAGATGTTGTAACTATGTTGGGAAGCATGCTGCTACATAGTTTACCAAACATCTGTTGTTAATACCGGTTGTTGGGAATTTCTGTTGGAGCCAAGTTTCAAATACAAATAAGTTTAAGGCGATGTTAAATGGCACCAACTGACGTTATCGAATACGCTTTGAAAtgatattaacataatattatttagcctGCATACGATATACGAGTATCTTCTTTTTTGtactataaaaatgaaaagtttgcTTGTTTAATCGCGCTAATCTCGGGTACTACTGATTCGAAATGAAAAAAACTTTAAGTGTTTGATAGttcatttatcaaggaaggttTTAAGCTATATAACTGCATGCTGCGACCAATTGGAGCGAAGAAtcataggaaaatgtggaaaaaacgtcgAACACATTTTGAAGGCGCCCATCTCTCGATCTACTagagaaatttttatgttatttggcatagataTAGGTAGGCGACAGAGAGGAACATAGACGattttttttgcgggaaaatgtacggatcccgTGAAATTACCTTAATTACGTTAATGCGTAACGTCAAGCCTCACGCCGTACTCAAGTACTTACATAGTACGGCGAAAATTCTATAAGTAGTTACATACCTTTTAACGTCTCACTCGTATTGTAGCTTTCCGCCATTTCATAATATCGAAACGGCATAATTTTAATTGGCCATTCCGAGTTTCTAGGACTTAAGTTATGAGTTCAATATAAGGACGGGAGTCGGGGTTCGAGTCCCCTAATTTATGTTTGTGTCAGAACTGTGCCCAATAAATCACGCCAACACGTTGTTTCATATTTATTACCGGCCCTTCGTTAGTGGTTTTTAAAGGATATTTCGGCCatatttgttgttgttttttaattttctaatttCGAAAACGGTTGATTTCAAATGTGTTCTTTTGTgtacaaattttaaatttagagcGTGTACACGTGTGCCTTAATTTTCTTTTGCAATTATgtaatgggcaagcgccccagcgtcacgagctTCCCCTtacaaaagtgagaaaaaaattggtctttcagcgctgctactttcacagtgaacgctacacaaagaacacatatatacatccttaagcattatcacttagttttgttacatcttttattataatacttcttTGTCAAGCctcaatatatttaagtaaccTCGACAACAGTTGGTTTTATGCTCGCATTTTTgcgttaaattattttaacatatcatgtaatagataattataataacattctAATAATATACAAGGAAGTAAATGACATAGTGCCATAGTTACTTGACAGTTCATCTTTTCAATAAAGATGTTGATTGGTCAATTTCTGGCTGactgttaaaaaaataactccTGTAAAACAACCCCACAAAGCGGACAATAAACATTTTCTatgatttgtttattaaactCAACGAATACCGTAGAAACTGCATGAAATCACTACATGTCATTTTCCGCAAGGCGTGACGGCTTTCAACTCAGTGCAATGAACTAAGAACGAGCAATCTCCACTTTGCATGTGACTTcatacaatttatttaataaatgttattaaatatttaaattagcaataacatagataaaaattagcctaattTATTTACACCATTAAATAATCCCCTAAGACTAGAACTACTCGCCTAAATCAATCTTAAATTACGGAACATTAACAGGTAAAAACATCTGTGGATCTCCTAGTTTAGGTTCGAATCTAATGTTCACTTTAGTATCACCGTCTCCGACTTCCAGGAAGCTGTTCCAATCCACCATCCAATAGAAGCCGTTCTTCTTTGGCGGGGGCAGCATCGAATCTCCTGGCATCTCGGGTGCTGCTCCTCCGAAGGAATCTTCTAGATCCGCAATGGATGCGCCAGAATCGGAGTCAGCAGGTAGACTGTCGGCTGCAGGAGCAGCACTCGAGGTAGTTGCTGCTGTAGTCGTTTCATCTCTTGATTCACCCTCAGTATTTACGGTAGGTACGAATATCGTCGTAGTTTCGTTTGCGGCAGTGTCATCAGTAACATTGGCTTCATTTGTTTGTCTCTTACTTTGCTCGCTAATCTTGCTCTCATCAGCAACAAGACTGGGACCTTGATTTAAAGGAATAACCTTAACTGAATCATAATCTATGGGCTCATAGTTTTTAGCAGATTTCGTTTTACGGGGTTTTGGCATATCGTATGGAAGACTGACGTCTTTATTTTCTGAAGCCGAAGTGTCCAATTCAAAAGGCAATTCTGGACGTAATGGTTCGTACAGGTAATTAGCATTTGAATGTGCTGCTAGTCGATCACTACTCGATGCCAAGTCTGATGGTGACAGTAGGTCATAAGTCAGTAAAATGTTTTCTGGCAACTGAACTGTTCCATCTACGACTTTACCAGGTGGCAAAGGCTTAAATCCATCGAGAGGTAGTAGAAAATGATCTTTTCCTTGATCGCCTTTTAATCCATGACTATCTAAAAATGCTTGAAGCTCGGCTGGAAAATCTAATTTCTGGTTATTCGCAATCTTAGAATTAGTTGTTAATATGTCTTGAATATTTTTGTTGGATTTAACAGATTTCTTTGGTTTCGGGGTAACTTTTTCTGTGACTATTTCTAGACGGGGTGGCCTAGTGTACAATTCTTGTAAAGAAGAACCATCTCGTGGAGTATATGGGAGTACTACGGTTAAAGTTTGTCCGGTAGATTTCGTTGTACTTTCTACAAGATTATCTTTTCCGGAAGCTGCTGCAAGATCGTCAACTTCTCTTATTACTTCTCTTTGAATCTTATTGTCTTTATCTTTGGAATGTTCTTCTGATATTGAAAGAACTTCATTTTCTTCGGTACTCTTAAATGTAGTTGTAGTTACTTCACTTGACTTCTCTCTTGATGCAGATGATTTGGCATCCTCAGCTTTGATATCATTGAGGAGTTGTATTATTTCTTCCCTCGATAGTCTTGGTAGTAATGTGTTAGCTTTAAGTATACTTTGTACTTGTTGCACTGTTTTCTCGACGTCCACGGCCGCATGAGTGATTGTAACTAGCACTGCAGCGAAGCAGTACCAATACAGCTtcattttctgaaaaaaaaaaatagatgaatataatattgcaGTACCAAATAAATTCCactgtaaatattaatatggatttgtGTAATGTAGTTCAGTAGAAGTAGCAGCGTCAAAGTAACTTAGATAAATTATTGTCCATATTTTTCTTGCAGGAAAATTAGAGACGACATTATATGATACCAGAATATGCCCTTTTAGACATATTTATTATCCTGAGGGAGGAAGTGTGTCATAATATTTCACACGTTGAGaata
It encodes:
- the LOC121734716 gene encoding uncharacterized protein LOC121734716; protein product: MKLYWYCFAAVLVTITHAAVDVEKTVQQVQSILKANTLLPRLSREEIIQLLNDIKAEDAKSSASREKSSEVTTTTFKSTEENEVLSISEEHSKDKDNKIQREVIREVDDLAAASGKDNLVESTTKSTGQTLTVVLPYTPRDGSSLQELYTRPPRLEIVTEKVTPKPKKSVKSNKNIQDILTTNSKIANNQKLDFPAELQAFLDSHGLKGDQGKDHFLLPLDGFKPLPPGKVVDGTVQLPENILLTYDLLSPSDLASSSDRLAAHSNANYLYEPLRPELPFELDTSASENKDVSLPYDMPKPRKTKSAKNYEPIDYDSVKVIPLNQGPSLVADESKISEQSKRQTNEANVTDDTAANETTTIFVPTVNTEGESRDETTTAATTSSAAPAADSLPADSDSGASIADLEDSFGGAAPEMPGDSMLPPPKKNGFYWMVDWNSFLEVGDGDTKVNIRFEPKLGDPQMFLPVNVP